GTGAATAAGGGCTTTGTTGGATATTTAAAGGGTTGTAAGCACTGCTTTGATTGCTCTGAGGGAGTGTAAGAGGAGTTGTTTTTTATGTGGAATATTGATATTGAGTACAAGACATGCTGAGCTCTAATGAGGGAGAAATTGATGTATTCTTTGACTCGGTGGATCATTTGTCGTCTGAAGAGTTTGTAGCTAAAGAAGAGTTAAATTATGTACATTTAGAGTATGGTATTTGGATGAATGAGCCAGTAAGTGTTAAGGAAAGGCGGGAGAGTTTTTTACGTGGAATGGGTTTAGTTGAATCTGCTTCTTCTAAGATTTGTGCTGAGGAGAAGGGCTCATCAGAGATGGTGGGATTGGAGAGGGTTACAGAATGTAGTGGAGCGGTCTCCAGCTCTCGCATTTCATCTACCGATTGTGCAGAGGAAAATTTGGTTTGTTGTGGAAGAGATGGTGGCAATCAAGCAAATGCCATGTTTGATGAattggaaggaaaaaaagaagacaaagagAAATTAGTTCTCAATGGGCAGCATGCTTTGCTTTCAACATCTACTCAAGAATATAAGAACTTGGATTTGGGTAAAAGGAAGTTGAAAAGTTGGTTAAAAAGCTTCGTGAACAAGACGAAGAGAAGAGGAGATACTTTTGCAACTGAGGTATCAAAACCAAATTCTAAAATGGCTGTGATAAATAGAATGAAGGTGTGGCAGAACAAGAAGGGGTACTCGGAGCTTACTGCTCTTTATAGTGAGCAAGAGATTCGTGCACACAAGGGCTTAATTTGGACAATGAAGTTTAGTCCAGATGGCCAGTATCTAGCAAGTGGTGGCGAAGATGGGGTTGTACGTATTTGGCGCGTTACATCAGCCAGTGCCTCTTATAATTATCCAATGGTTAAAGACGATTTTGGCGTAAAAGTGAAGGGAGGCAAGTCCATTTTTTGGGGAAAGATGACAAAACATGCCACAATTGTCATTCCTGAAAACGTTCTTCACATTGAAGAATCGCCGCTGCAAGAATTTCATGGCCATTCTAGTGGCGTCTTGGACTTGTCTTGGTCCAATTCGAATGTAAGTCTCTTGACTGTTCTTTTACTTGATCATCTTAATTAGTATATAAGCCTGTAATGTGTTTGAAGCTAATCTAAATGTGTTTTGCTACAGTGTCTGCTTTCATCGTCCAAGGATAAAACTGTTTGTCTGTGGCAAGTGGGTTGCAACCaatgtttaaatgtttttcgGCACAATGATTACGGTACATATACGAAAATTCAACTTTTTATCTCTCTGTTCTGTGATCAATACAATAATAGGATCAAACATATACTTTCTCAAGAATTTAAATTatcttatttctttgttttcctttgcTTTATTGTGTCAAACGATAGTAATAtagttgtttgttttttattcaaTGGCACCAGTGACATGCATTCAGTTCAATCCAGTTGATGAAAATTACTTCATCAGTGGCTCCATAGATGGAAAGGTTCGAATTTGGGGAGTGTCTGAGAAGCGAGTTGTTGACTGGGTCGATATGCGGGATGTTATAACTGCTATATGTTACCAGCCAGATGGGAATGTATGATCTGAATATCTTGATCTCAGTATAATGTATACAACCTGCTGCTTAGATTACGAGTTTGGAAGTTCATGACAATAATTGTATTTTACGTTGTTATGCAAGCAGGGGTTCATTGCTGGTTCTATAACAGGCACTTGCCATTTCTATGACGCATCAGGTACATCTTTATGCTAGGTAGTTAATGTTGAATctttattgttcattttttttttccttggtttGCCTAAACTGTTCTTATGGTTTTACAGGGAAACATCTCAAACTCGATGCACAGATACGTATTCAGGGTAGAAAGAGAGCTTCTGCCAATAAAATAACTGGCATTCAGGTCTGCTCTGCTCTGCTCTTGCTATCATTTTTTAATGTACTAACACTATCACATTTTTTGTTAAccttgggtttttgttttctccttgTAGTTTTCCCAGGAAAGATctcagagagttatgataacaTCAGAAGACTCCAAACTTCGTATTTTTTATGGGATTGATATCGTTCACAAATTTAGAGGTAGAGGATTTTATAACATTGAGTTGAGACTATTAGTGTGAATTTCTGTTTTTAACAACTCGTCTTTCTCTTTTATTCATGATGTTACTCACGATATTAACTCGTTTTGGAGAAATGAATCACTAAGGACCTCCAATTTTATATGCATTACTAATTCTATGACTTTCTGAGGCATATTCATAGTTAGGTTCCCTTATTTGTGACCACTTTGATGTATGTAGCATGGAGACTTTTCTGCACACATCCACATGCATATTGACTTTTATAAACATGAACCATGAAAGTGTGCGCTCTATTCTATGAACTTCATCTTACACATACATTGCATTTGAATACGTTTCTTAAGCATATTTctcattttaagtgaaatgcAAATGCTTGGTTATTGTAAGCATATGCCTGCCTGTTGCACAGTTCTCTATTTCTTGGTTAAATgaattactttttctttcaacCATATGCGTTTTACCTAAACTTGTGAACAAATACGATATTTACCATTTACCTTATATGGATGTATTTCCAATTCTTAGATACTAATCCGTTATTCAGTCAATTATGAAGTCATCCTAAAGTCGTTGCTGCTGATTTCAACAGGTCTTCCAAGGTCAGGAAGTCAGATGTCAGGTTCATTTACTTTAAGTGGGCAACATATAGTCTCAATTGGAGAGGACTCGCGTGTTTATGTCTGGAACTATAACGGGTCGTGCATCCCATTGTCAAGACACAAAAAATCTGTGCATTCTTGTGAGCATTTCTTCTCTGAAGGTGCAACTGTTGCAATACCTTGGTCAGGCATGGAAACAGGACTGAGGAGCTCATGGAGTGCTAGTCCTGAGTATTGCTCACAAGAACAGAACCGCATAGAGGCTGATTCTTGGATCACAGATTCGGAACGTTTTTCTCTTAGTAATTGGTTCTCTATGGATGGCTCATGCAAGGGCTCTGCAACTTGGCCGGAGGAGAAACTTCCTCTGTGGGATGTACCAGTTTCAGAAAATGAATATCATTATCAGCACCATGAAGGCCATCAGCAACAGCACTGCAATAATGCCCAAAAACGAATAGCTATATCAGACACGTGGGGGCTCGTGATTGTGACGGCTGGACGGGATGGAACAATCAGAACATTCCACAACTATGGATTGCCCATCAGGCTCTAGGTCTTGCATTACCCTTGAAGAATTTCCAGTTGTGAGCCACCTCGCCATAGACTCGGGTCATTTAGTTGGAAGCATTAGAAACTTTGAAGTTTACGAGGATGTAATCAGGCGTGAGTTCTTAATAGTCAGCCTATATTTCCCTAACCTTATCCACATCAAAATTTCCTAGAATTACAAATCTTCTAACATGTTTCACAAGTTTGTAGATTTGCACTCTTTGGCCAATGTCAAAATAGATTATAGGGTCTAGGAGGGCAAGCCATgcagtttttcatttttcaacccTTTTTCCCCCTTCTGTGAATGATACCTGATGCATAGAACGACACAATAAAGATATACAACTGAATCTTTTGGCTACTCTAAGCTGATGTCTGATCCAATGGAAATAATAAGCTTTTGTtatgttttcttctcttctagTTATAGTCTAGGTGTATGCTCGTTTTTCTTGCTTTGTGAGCCTTGAAGTAATAGACTATAATTTCTGTAATCCAACGAATTTTCCTCACTATTTTGATATGGCATGGTTCACTAGGATTCTTGCACTGATCTCTAAAAACTTTAGAGACTTTGATATATTTGTTATTGGGTGAAAATTTGCCTTCAATTTAAACTATGCATGTTATACCAAGTGTCTATTGCAAGTGGAAGTAACCATATCAAATGATAAAGAAGATCTCGGAGGCTTGGAGCTCAAGTATACTCTGACAATTCTAAGCAGGTTGGCCTAACTTGGTGGCTTGTAGCTGAAGTAAAACCTACACTTTCAAAGTAGGCAGGTGGACATATATAACTGGTGGCAACATTGCCCTGCAATCCCCAGTATGGTCTGAAAGTAAAGACCTCAAGCTTTTCCTAAATTCATGACTGGCAGGTTCTTTCAGTTGTTGGTGGAAGGTATGTGGAAAATATCAAGTAAATAGGCAAAAACAGACGGGGAAATCGGGGAATAGagatttttgttgtttgtttcaGTTTCAACGAAATAAAGGTAAGGAAGGTGCCTAAAGGTTTATACAGGGTAATTTTTCTCGTGAGTGGTAAAGAAACCATGGAGTATTGGAGTTTGGCAAGGCAAGAAATTTCATAATTGGCACAGGAAGGCACTACTTTAATATTATCTGGTACCTTTGCTCGAATGATGAAggtcattttatatatatatatcacatttttatctcacaattaacTCACGTCAGTTCCAACTAACCCATGGATCACttattatcaataaaaaaaaaatctaacggTTTGGACTGCCACATCGGCATTATGAGATAGttgttgaataaaaatatagtacatagcatatttctctctctccatctctctctcacacacacacacattcaaATCCAGCTTaacaaatttcattttcattttagctaaaaaaatcacatttttgtattttggctATCTATTTTTCCTAAACATATACGTACATCTcactctctattttagctatatactttcactattttatttaaatatttttttctctaagaatttctttattctttctccaacaatttgttttttgaaaatttatcttttcttaacgacggtcatattttcaaaattccgTCTCTTCTTAGtggtcatatttttttaaaaaatcatttttttcctaaccgtcatatttttaaaatttttcttttttaacggtcatatttaaaaattaaaaaattaaaaaaaataaataaaattgttcttctgtaacagtcatatttttaaaaatttattttattttaacggtcatatattttaaaaatttgtgcAAAGAGGTAGAGTATGcttaagagaagaaaaaagaaagagggagaagagaaaagagagcaaccaaaaaaaaaaaaaaaccaaaacaaaattaaaacaaaacaaaacaaaaaataaaactaagaggagagagaatgatagaataaaaaatgtttttttaaaaagtatggtGAGTGTATAGTGCTCACCAAATTTGATGAGCGTACAAGCACTATAGTAGCTTagcgattttttttaaaaaaatagctaGCGAGCCAAATGTGGGTGGTTTTTCACCTAAATTTGCTTTTTGGGCTAGGCCAATGTGAATGATTTTAAGGATTAAACTAATGCCACATGTATGTTTGTCGAGAGTAATTCTTTAAACCGGATAAAAGTCTTTCTTGTGTCCTCACAAATgccatgtgacttttaaaatcattattaaacaaaattcaataatgatcatcttaaaatcaatagtaattttaaaagccacatgaTATTTGGGATGACACAAGGAGAACTCTAGTCCTTATAGCTACTcgtttgttaatatgttttggttagtgtatttttttttttaaaaaaaaaaaaatgttttcatgcATGTAATATAAAgatgaaaacaatttttatttatttatttttgttttaagttgtttgttaatgattttgcttttaaaaataaaaaaataaaacaaaagacataaaacaaaacattttaacaaacatagccttAATACTTTACTAGTATCTATAACATTCTATTTTGAGAGATCAATACGATTATTAATATGAATTATTATTCATTAGTCAAATCCAACTATTGAAGTTCTTAGAGATCAATAAGATTTCTTCTATTAATTCAGTTCCTTAGCCAAATCTACATGTGTAAACTTTTTCACATAATCTACATATCAATTTAGCTAATTCATAGTAAGAATAACATCATTATGTTAGAACCTATTTATAACATTTAGATCCGTATATCGAACTTGGATATAAGATCTAATTATCTTGATTCTAGCCTGCATGcacatcattattattatttcttggttaatttcttttttagtacCGGTAGTTTATTGCAAAGTCAAACAGACTCTTCGGTTTCAAAAACTATCACAAATGGTAATATTTGTGAGCATTTGATAAACGCAGTTGGTATTTCGGTCCACCTTCCGTCCAATAATTTAATGGCATGCCACGTCAAGTCCAATCATAATCTGACAAGTTGTTAGATTTTTGGTTGGCTAATTCAGTGTTCAAAACACTTTTGATATAATTTCTATAAGTTTTGACAAGTGTTGTATTTGTTCTTTTCAAGAAAAATCACAAGTTGAATAATTCATCAAGTTCGAACGAGGTGAGCCAGCTGATACGAACAAGTtgattcaaaataaattttcaagACAAACAGTAAGGCTCATTCGCGGTCTCATTTGCAATCTCGTATATATGAACGAGGATTTGAAGAACTATTAATAACTTGGTAGTGCTACTCATCCACAATGTCATTCGCAATATGGAATTGAAGATGGGCAGTGCAGCTCGTTTGAACTATGCTTGGCAGTTCTGGTCATTTGCAATCTTGACTGTAGTAAGGCAGGAACGAGATGTGGATTGAACAATTTCAAGACTGGCAATGTTACTCGTTTACAGGGGCGTTCTTAATCTCGTAGGGACAAGCTTAGGTACTCTTATAGAATGACTCGTCTGCAGTCCAATTCGAGAGTGTCGAACTTGTAAACTGATTCTTCACTTAAAAAGTGATGTAACCTTAAGCTCGTATGAACGACATGAAGTTGCATTAAATCATATTTTGATTTCCTTCTTGGAGCTCAAGACTTTCAAGTCTATTTAAGGACTTCTTATGCACAATTATTATGTGACCAAGAGACCATATTTCAGTGTTCTAAGGGAGTTCTTTGATCCTAGACCATTCATGCATGCTAattctctcttagagttttctTTGGTTAAACCATACAAACCATTTCTATACAAAAAGCTTTTAGCTATTCGAGTTTCAAGATTGCAAGAGGAAACTCTGTAGAAGAATTGCATGAGATTATGGAGCTACtgttgtaacgacccacccccaatgacacaatattgtccgcttttggctccccaaacagaacttcccaggaggtcacccatcctgggattgctttcgcagcagcacgcttaactgcggagttctgatcggttcatggccatcacggctttaaaacgcgttgtgtcatatagggtgcatttatacatataagcacatcttcattcccaagcgatgtgggacgtcacaatcacccccccttgggacccagcgtcctcgctggcgaccctcatgggatcaccccattcttggcatcccagcgagtgcccgccggcaaccctcttgggcttgtgcacgctcccaccatctcaggctgggcaatggctctgataccatttgtaacgacccacccccaatgacacaatattgtccgcttttggctccccaaacagaacttcccaggaggtcacccatcctgggattgctctcgcagcagcacgcttaactgcggagttctgatcggttcatggccatcacggttttaaaacgcattgtgtcatatagggtgcatttatacatataagcacatcctcattcccaggcgatgtgggacgtcacaactGTGTTAAGAGCAAGCGAGTTGTTTGCTTGATGCAAGGAAGTGTCCATTACAAAGGGTTTGTAAATATGAACTTATTGTAATTGGTCTTTCTATTTAGGGGTAAATACCCTATTGGAACTtgagttttaagcttttttttaaatttagtacctaggttttcatttgtttcataggtggacATGAGTTTAGGAGTAAAAATTACTACTTTGGtacttctgttacattttccgtccaaatattaacggtctgccacgtggcactatattaaaaaaaaatctttaaaattaattaaaaataataaaattgaaaaaaaaaaaaaaaaaactgttagtATAGTTCTCTTGTGATCCAACAGATGGTGTCAAACCGTTAGAATAGCTTTTCTCATGTCGAGCACTGACCAATTCTcacctgcaaaagagaaaagaaataaacaatgAAGCCTACCAAAGGGTATCAATAGGGGATAACTCCGATGTTTAAGTGaacaaaattttttgaaaacgtacacGTTAAATTGCTAATGAACAAAGTTTTGGGCAGAGAAAAAAAAGTCCCTTTTACCTGACTGCCAACAATAACCTTTTATAGTGGCTTACCTTCAACTGTTTTCCGGTCGGTTCTTGCACTATAAACCATCTTTCTTGGGTGATTCATCCCACATCTACTCTTATTAAAACATGACTTATCCTTAAAGTTAAGAGTGCATGGTTTACTCATAAATCATGTAGTTAGAGTCAGAGGGAGGGAAGGGTTGATATTGGCCCTTCCCCTCTCCccccttttgatttttttttttttaattattatttataatataagtagctaaattaatatatttgggCTAAATTAATTAAGCTAAAAGGTTAGGCACCTATCCTTGttataacaaaaatcattttatacctAAACCTTAAAGGCTCAAATCTGTCATGAGCAACAACCcaaaatatatcattaaaataattagaCATGAGCAATAACTCACATAGCAATGTAAAAGAGTTTTTAACGCAGTAAGGGAATCAACATTGACTTACTCCTCATGTTTCTAATGCAATTACAAAACGAGCATTTTCAGTTATaaatattgtcaaaattaagcttcacaacaaaattgaagatgagtttTTAACTAATTCTTTGATGTTGTACATCCAAAGAGAAATTCCTGCAAAATTTTGTACAGATTCAATAATAGATGATTTTCAAAATCTAAAGAATGCATAATTTCTATTTTGATAAGTGtttgaattgaaaattaaaatatatgatgaaacaacttcttttttttttttttttttaatgttttgtgaaCACTGAATggatactattttttttttttttatatatatattaatataatattcaatcttaatatattctCATTCATACTTTGACTTTctatcttaatatatttatagaataattactttttttccCTATAAACTACCGGCTTTCATCAGCATGCCCTCATGAAATGACATTCTCATCACCTGAACGCATCGAATTATCATTTACTTACGAAAACTCCCGCTGCTAAGGAATCTCATTAAATCGGATGGAGTATTCTCTCTTTAAAcattaaatttcatttaaaaaataaaatatatcaatattaaaaactaaaaaaataataattaaataaaaactaaaacataattttttttttgaagaaaaaaaactttaactaaaaaaaatggataaatgcaaaatcaatctatatgtttgacctaaattacaaatcgctcactgtggtataaaaaaataaaaaataattcaaagattctcggggtaggccaaaataacaatttagtccctaCAGTAaaatttcgtcaaaacactTAACGAATTTTGTTAGTATGCCACATCATCATCAATAGTATGATGACACGTGtaactcttaataaaaaaaaatgtaaattcaaatatataaaacctaaaaaattaaaatttaaaaaaattatttttaaataacaaataaaggaaaaaaaaatggatggcagccaccccctttcttttactatttcttttttttttttttttttttttaaaaaaatgttcaaattttagagtattatatgtaaattttgtttataaagGTACGGTATTTGTgtcatttcaagttttttaatgAGGTTGACTAACAAAATGAgggttttggtaaataaatgaTAGTTCGATGGGTTGGGTGGTGAGAGTATCAATTCATGAAGGCATGTTGATAGAAGCTGGTAGTTTATgagagaaaaatgtaattacttCTATATTTATCATAAGAAATGCTAGAATTACAGCAAGTGCACTACAAGTGCACAACTCCAAGGCACATTGGAGTGGGACTTACACATATGGACCCCACTCTATATGTCTTGGAGTTGTGTATTTATTGTACATGTATCACTACCCAATAGGCTCGGTGTTTCGATCATTTGGGCATGCCAGCCCATAACCCAACATTCTAGATCACAAATTCCACAACATTTGTTCAGCCTCGCCGATCTCCATGTTGTTTGCTGTCTATGACGCGGAGGATATTGAATTGTAGCCAATTCGGACattcccattaaaaaaaaaaaaaaaaaactaggtgAGTTCCCATTTATTATTGTTCTAGAAAGTTGTTGGTGTTGAGTCATCCTAAgattaatatgatttttaaattttttttttttttgaatgaatttaaaattaatcaaaatcaaataattttaaaagttatattaactatttaaaaaaaaacaaaaaaaaaaaaaaacataaatcatcCTTATAATATCACTCTTCTTAGAATGAGGACAGGCTCGGAAGAAAATTTGCTTTCAACTTCATAGTTGGGGGGTTTTCCTCCCCAATCGGATCGATGGCCATTGGCCACCCCAATGTGGGATTGGATTTAAAAAGATGTGGCTTAGTTTGGACCGTGTGATCAAATTCAATTGACGCAATGGACCTTAGATCGTGATAAGCAGAGAACGGGGGAAAGAGAAGAAtccaaaaagaaagatatatacTCATCTGCTGTCCTTGGGCCTTGGCTTTTATTTCGCACGAGATATTTAATGGGAAAACGAAATGTCATTTTCTCGAGAAAAAGACGTTATCTCTGAGAAAACCCCGAcaaaggaagaaggaagaatttttttaaaaaaatgaaaaaaataaataaattatctttTGTGAGAAACACAAAGAAAACCAGATAGCACGCGCATGAAGTGAAGCAAGAGCTTGGCTTGGCGGCAGAGCTAAAAACaccttcttgttctttttctgatAATAAGGAGTTTCAGTTTCTAATGGCAATCTCCACCTCCTTCTTTCCCGTTCTTTCTCCCATTACCATCTCTTCCTCATCTTTGTCTTCATCATCTTGGTCATCTACTATCTCATCTCTGAGCCCTTTCAAGCCCCATTACCATGGTTGGGTAGCGGGTAATCCGACCTCAAACGGACGGTTGGTGATTCAGTGTTCTTCCTCTGGAATGGCTCCTACCCCTGACCCCGTTAACGTGAGGTATGGATGGCAGCTGATTCTCCTTGTTTCTTTGTGTATTTCGAATTAAGGAATTCTGGGTCGTCCTTAAGTAGGAAAGAATTGGGCGTGGTTTGTGTGGAAATCTCTTTTTGTCATGATGGACATCGCGTTTTCCTTTCATGTTgttctttgtttatttcatgTTTGTGCACTGTGCTTCGTATTCGTGTTTCATTTTGGTATTCTTTAACAATACATGGTAAATATTATTTCACTGTTACGATGATTTAGCTGATTGTGTGAGTGGTGTACCTGTTTGTGTTTTAGAATTGAATTGTTTTGTTCTGCATTCTGTCATCGATATGTATGTATATGGAAGGATGGTGATTAATGATTATGATGATAAGGGCAACCGGTCCTCTCTAGAGTCTAGACCATACTTCAAGCAAAAAGCAAACCCTTTTACCGTCTCCTACTGCAAACCCAGAAAGCCTCTCCCATCTAATCCTAATGTCTCTCCATCAGCTAAAACTTTGAGAGACGgctctaaaattaaaatacaggGATGATATGTCTGTGCTATTAAATGACTTGCTTACCACCGTAGATTGTAGTATTGGTTAGCTGTGTATTCTTAGAAGACATACTGAATATGAGAAGAATAAAATCTCATATTTgcttttcaatgaaatgaattacttatcacaaaaaaagaagaataaagtcTCACATTAAGCATATCATACCTGGTTTCTAGAAAGTGGCACTCCAAGAATAAAAGGTCAGGCACTTTTACGGTTCAACCGTCCTATATGATTTATATTCTTTTGATTAGTTACAATTTATCACTTGATATTTGTTGGGAACATATATGTAATTTAATCACATCAGAAACAGTGGAAGATCCCCAAGAAATAAGCTCCATAAATGCATAgcattagattttttaaaacaaaaatttgcatGGTATGAACACATACCTTGTGTACGTTGGCTAAGTTGGCTGATCTTCTCTTGGTGTTGCACGACCACTACTTGGGTTTTTGAGACCTCAAAGAGTCAAAGTCTTATCAATTCTGATTTTTGAGATAAAGAGTATGGCTCTTATGCACACAAGACCCTTTTATGTAGGCATAAAAATCCTAGTTGAAGTAGAACTAGGAAAATCTAGTCTCACTCCTCCATATAAACGGCCACTAGGAGTCCTAATCCTTGTCCATTTAGGTCAAGCCCTAAAATGTAATAATCATCTTGAGAAGAGacttaaaggaa
The Alnus glutinosa chromosome 14, dhAlnGlut1.1, whole genome shotgun sequence genome window above contains:
- the LOC133856575 gene encoding uncharacterized protein LOC133856575 isoform X1; amino-acid sequence: MLSSNEGEIDVFFDSVDHLSSEEFVAKEELNYVHLEYGIWMNEPVSVKERRESFLRGMGLVESASSKICAEEKGSSEMVGLERVTECSGAVSSSRISSTDCAEENLVCCGRDGGNQANAMFDELEGKKEDKEKLVLNGQHALLSTSTQEYKNLDLGKRKLKSWLKSFVNKTKRRGDTFATEVSKPNSKMAVINRMKVWQNKKGYSELTALYSEQEIRAHKGLIWTMKFSPDGQYLASGGEDGVVRIWRVTSASASYNYPMVKDDFGVKVKGGKSIFWGKMTKHATIVIPENVLHIEESPLQEFHGHSSGVLDLSWSNSNCLLSSSKDKTVCLWQVGCNQCLNVFRHNDYVTCIQFNPVDENYFISGSIDGKVRIWGVSEKRVVDWVDMRDVITAICYQPDGNGFIAGSITGTCHFYDASGKHLKLDAQIRIQGRKRASANKITGIQFSQERSQRVMITSEDSKLRIFYGIDIVHKFRGLPRSGSQMSGSFTLSGQHIVSIGEDSRVYVWNYNGSCIPLSRHKKSVHSCEHFFSEGATVAIPWSGMETGLRSSWSASPEYCSQEQNRIEADSWITDSERFSLSNWFSMDGSCKGSATWPEEKLPLWDVPVSENEYHYQHHEGHQQQHCNNAQKRIAISDTWGLVIVTAGRDGTIRTFHNYGLPIRL
- the LOC133856575 gene encoding uncharacterized protein LOC133856575 isoform X2, whose product is MLSSNEGEIDVFFDSVDHLSSEEFVAKEELNYVHLEYGIWMNEPVSVKERRESFLRGMGLVESASSKICAEEKGSSEMVGLERVTECSGAVSSSRISSTDCAEENLVCCGRDGGNQANAMFDELEGKKEDKEKLVLNGQHALLSTSTQEYKNLDLGKRKLKSWLKSFVNKTKRRGDTFATEVSKPNSKMAVINRMKVWQNKKGYSELTALYSEQEIRAHKGLIWTMKFSPDGQYLASGGEDGVVRIWRVTSASASYNYPMVKDDFGVKVKGGKSIFWGKMTKHATIVIPENVLHIEESPLQEFHGHSSGVLDLSWSNSNCLLSSSKDKTVCLWQVGCNQCLNVFRHNDYVTCIQFNPVDENYFISGSIDGKVRIWGVSEKRVVDWVDMRDVITAICYQPDGNGFIAGSITGTCHFYDASGKHLKLDAQIRIQGRKRASANKITGIQERSQRVMITSEDSKLRIFYGIDIVHKFRGLPRSGSQMSGSFTLSGQHIVSIGEDSRVYVWNYNGSCIPLSRHKKSVHSCEHFFSEGATVAIPWSGMETGLRSSWSASPEYCSQEQNRIEADSWITDSERFSLSNWFSMDGSCKGSATWPEEKLPLWDVPVSENEYHYQHHEGHQQQHCNNAQKRIAISDTWGLVIVTAGRDGTIRTFHNYGLPIRL